The following coding sequences are from one Canis lupus baileyi chromosome 23, mCanLup2.hap1, whole genome shotgun sequence window:
- the LOC140615289 gene encoding olfactory receptor 52D1-like produces the protein MEYLLLNYNRTSLRPTTFLLLGIPGLEAVHTWISVPFCLVYLVSLMGNIALLLIVKTDHKLHEPMYLFLCMLSVADLMLTSSTLPKILSLFWFNYREIYFEACLLQMYLIHSLSTMESGFILAMAFDRYIAICHPLRHSTILTPAVIVGLGLGIVFRGAILLSPHPFLLRWLSYCRTNVISHTYCEFMALIKLVCTETKIRRAYSLIVAFLTGGLDFILIICSYVLILFTVFNLPSKAARLKTLSTCVSHVWVILVFYTPAFFSFLTHRFGHHIAPHIHIFVANIYLLIPPMMNPIIYGVKTKRIRERFFKFLTIKCV, from the coding sequence ATGGAATATCTACTGTTAAATTACAACAGGACCAGTCTTCGCCCTACCACCTTCCTACTACTTGGCATTCCAGGATTGGAGGCTGTCCACACATGGATTTCTGTCCCTTTTTGCCTCGTCTACTTAGTATCACTGATGGGAAATATTGCTCTTCTATTAATTGTCAAGACAGACCACAAACTGCATGAACCTATGTACCTCTTTCTATGCATGTTGTCAGTAGCTGATTTGATGCTTACTTCTTCTACACTTCCCAAGATACTCAGCCTCTTCTGGTTCAATTACAGAGAGATCTACTTTGAAGCCTGCCTCCTTCAAATGTACCTCATTCATTCTTTGTCTACTATGGAATCTGGATTTATTTTGGCCATGGCTTTTGACCGCTACATAGCCATCTGTCACCCATTAAGACATTCCACTATCCTAACACCTGCAGTGATTGTAGGTTTGGGTTTGGGCATTGTTTTCAGAGGAGCTATACTCCTCAGTCCACACCCCTTTTTACTGCGGTGGCTTTCCTATTGCAGAACTAATGTCATCTCCCATACCTACTGTGAGTTTATGGCCCTAATAAAACTGGTTTGCACTGAGACCAAGATTCGTAGAGCCTACAGCCTAATTGTGGCATTCCTTACAGGGGGGTTGGATTTCATATTGATCATCTGTTCCTATGTCCTTATTCTTTTCACTGTCTTTAATCTCCCATCCAAAGCTGCCCGCCTCAAGACCTTAAGTACATGTGTCTCCCATGTATGGGTCATCTTAGTGTTTTATACACCagccttcttctcttttctcactcATAGGTTTGGTCACCACATTGCTCcacatattcatatttttgtagCCAATATATATCTTCTTATTCCACCTATGATGAACCCTATTATTTATGGTGTGAAGACAAAAAGAATCagggagagattttttaaattcttaacaaTCAAATGTGTTTGA
- the LOC140615523 gene encoding olfactory receptor 52J3-like, translated as MTHQNTTMFHPPTFFLLGIPGLATAHAWISLPFCCIYFIALIGNVTILIVIWTERTLRDPMFFFLVILSAIDLALSTTSVPRMLGIFWFNAHEIGFGACVAQMFLIHTFTGMESAVLLAMAFDRYVAICVPLHYTTILTVRVLSGIGVGVVLSTVVLTLPMIYLIYRLPFCNAHIIAHTYCEHMGIAKLACASIQINAIYGLFVASFLVLVLVLVGISYGYILCAVFRLKSQEARHKTLSTCTSHAAVMFVFYTPSLFSFLTHRFGRKISPYIHILVANIYVVLPPALNPIIYGVRTKQIRECVIRVFTGK; from the coding sequence ATGACCCATCAAAATACAACCATGTTTCATCCacccacattttttcttttaggcaTTCCAGGGCTTGCAACTGCCCATGCCTGGATTTCATTGCCCTTCTGTTGTATTTACTTTATTGCTCTCATAGGCAATGTCACAATCTTGATAGTCATATGGACAGAAAGAACCCTCCGGGATCCAATGTTCTTCTTCCTTGTCATTCTATCAGCCATAGACCTGGCCCTCTCCACAACCTCAGTACCACGAATGTTGGGTATCTTTTGGTTTAATGCTCATGAAATTGGCTTTGGAGCTTGCGTGGCCCAGATGTTTCTGATACACACCTTCACAGGAATGGAGTCTGCTGTTCTGCTGGCTATGGCCTTTGACCGCTATGTTGCTATCTGCGTCCCCCTCCACTACACAACCATCCTGACAGTCCGAGTGCTGTCAGGAATTGGAGTGGGTGTTGTCCTGAGTACAGTTGTGCTCACATTGCCCATGATCTATCTAATCTACCGTCTACCCTTCTGCAATGCCCACATTATTGCCCACACCTACTGTGAGCACATGGGCATTGCCAAGTTGGCTTGTGCCAGCATTCAAATCAATGCTATCTATGGTCTCTTTGTTGCTTCTTTCCTCGTTCTTGTCCTGGTACTGGTTGGAATCTCCTATGGCTACATTCTGTGTGCCGTATTCCGCCTCAAATCACAAGAGGCCCGTCACAAGACACTGAGCACTTGTACCTCTCATGCTGCAGtcatgtttgttttctatacaccctctctcttctccttccttacTCACCGATTTGGCCGAAAAATATCCCCTTATATCCACATTCTTGTTGCCAATATCTATGTGGTCCTTCCACCAGCTCTCAATCCTATCATCTATGGAGTAAGGACTAAGCAAATCAGAGAGTGTGTGATCCGAGTATTTACTGGCAAGTAA